Proteins from a single region of Chrysiogenia bacterium:
- a CDS encoding 2OG-Fe(II) oxygenase, which yields AIYPPGAGYRKHLDRFADSNAREVTFVTYLNREWKEEDGGLLRLYSETAPGLVTTEIVPRLGTTAFFLSGSIWHEVTATARRRYSATGWFRSDGFTAPRRQELP from the coding sequence GGCCATCTACCCGCCGGGCGCGGGCTACCGGAAACACCTCGACCGCTTTGCCGACTCCAATGCGCGCGAGGTCACCTTCGTGACTTACCTCAACCGCGAGTGGAAGGAAGAGGACGGCGGCCTGCTGCGCCTGTATTCGGAGACGGCGCCGGGACTTGTCACAACAGAGATTGTCCCGCGCCTGGGAACCACCGCGTTTTTCCTGAGCGGATCGATCTGGCACGAGGTCACGGCTACTGCGCGCAGGCGCTACTCGGCGACGGGGTGGTTTCGCAGCGACGGGTTCACGGCGCCGCGCAGGCAGGAACTGCCCTAG